Proteins from a genomic interval of Pseudomonas paeninsulae:
- the gtfA gene encoding sucrose phosphorylase, with protein sequence MSLKNTVHLIAYPNRIGSDLADLANFVEHKLGRAVGGVHVLPPFPSNADSGFSPLTHKRIDPALGDWADIERLTAHYDVCLDLVLNHLADDSPEFQDYLQKGDDSEWAEMFVDVDSLGEIGPDDLAKIHIRKEKEPFREITFADGSSGRVWCTFTERQIDLNYDSPVTYQMMADTIAFLAERGVKLLRLDAFGYTTKKIGTSCFLVEPQVWQILDWFKNTAATRGIEILPEVHDHPSWQYAISARGMWSYAFALPPLLLYTLLDGNSQYLKSWLRMCPHNQITVLDTHDGICIPDVEEILPREHIEALIQNVSERSADPILRRSAANVHSVGAIYQLTCTFFDALQGNEDAYIAARAIQFFTPGIPQVYYVGLLAGHNDTELLEETGEAREINRHYYSLDEAEQALQAPVVQRLLSLMELRSTHPAFAGEFELHQSNMSSVSMGWRAGEHWCHLFVDLNFRTATITCSGPEGEEETSCRC encoded by the coding sequence ATGTCATTGAAAAATACCGTCCACTTGATCGCCTATCCCAACCGCATCGGTTCGGACCTGGCTGACCTGGCCAATTTCGTCGAACACAAGCTCGGTCGCGCGGTGGGTGGGGTGCATGTTCTGCCGCCCTTTCCGTCGAATGCCGACAGTGGCTTCTCGCCGCTGACGCACAAGCGCATCGACCCGGCTCTCGGCGATTGGGCAGACATCGAGCGCCTGACCGCGCACTACGATGTCTGTCTGGATCTGGTACTCAATCACCTGGCCGATGACTCGCCGGAGTTCCAGGACTACCTGCAAAAGGGCGATGACTCGGAGTGGGCCGAGATGTTCGTCGATGTCGACAGCCTGGGCGAGATCGGCCCGGACGATCTGGCGAAGATCCACATCCGCAAGGAAAAGGAACCGTTCCGCGAAATCACCTTTGCCGACGGCAGCAGCGGGCGGGTCTGGTGCACCTTCACCGAGCGTCAGATCGACCTCAACTACGACTCGCCGGTGACCTACCAGATGATGGCCGACACCATCGCCTTTCTCGCCGAGCGCGGGGTGAAACTGTTGCGTCTGGATGCCTTCGGCTACACCACCAAGAAGATCGGCACCAGCTGCTTTCTGGTCGAGCCGCAGGTGTGGCAAATCCTCGACTGGTTCAAGAACACGGCGGCGACCCGCGGCATAGAGATACTGCCCGAGGTGCACGACCACCCGAGTTGGCAGTACGCCATCTCGGCGCGCGGCATGTGGTCCTATGCCTTCGCGCTGCCGCCCCTGCTGCTGTATACGCTGCTCGACGGCAACAGCCAGTACCTCAAGTCCTGGCTGCGCATGTGTCCGCACAACCAGATCACCGTGCTCGATACCCACGATGGCATCTGCATTCCGGATGTGGAGGAAATCCTTCCGCGTGAGCATATCGAAGCACTGATCCAGAACGTCTCGGAACGCAGCGCCGACCCCATTCTGCGCCGCTCGGCCGCCAACGTGCACAGCGTCGGCGCGATCTACCAGCTCACCTGCACCTTCTTCGATGCCCTGCAGGGCAACGAAGACGCCTACATCGCCGCCCGCGCGATCCAGTTCTTTACCCCCGGCATTCCGCAGGTCTACTACGTCGGCCTGCTGGCCGGCCACAACGACACCGAGCTGTTGGAAGAAACGGGCGAGGCGCGGGAAATCAACCGCCACTACTATTCGTTGGACGAGGCCGAGCAGGCCCTGCAAGCCCCAGTGGTGCAGCGTCTGCTCAGCCTGATGGAGCTGCGTTCGACCCACCCGGCCTTCGCCGGCGAGTTCGAACTGCATCAGTCGAACATGTCGAGCGTCTCCATGGGCTGGCGCGCCGGTGAGCATTGGTGCCACCTGTTCGTCGACCTGAATTTCCGCACCGCCACGATCACCTGCAGTGGCCCGGAGGGGGAAGAGGAAACGTCCTGCAGGTGTTGA
- a CDS encoding DUF4197 domain-containing protein, with protein MFRISALVAGLALSASAFALSLADLSQQDASGGLKDALIQGAQVAVKQLGAPGGFSNNPQVRIELPGNLGKAAKTMKMMGMGAQVTQLEASMNQAAEAAVPQAQALLVSAVQKMTVQDAKGILAGPQDSATQYLNKSSREQIRARFLPIVKQATDQVGLAQQYNAFAGQAASFGVVDAKSASIENYVTEQALDGLFEMIAKQEASIRQNPAGAATSLAKKVFGAL; from the coding sequence ATGTTTCGCATCTCTGCACTCGTTGCCGGCCTGGCCCTGTCTGCCAGCGCTTTTGCCCTGTCGCTCGCCGACCTGTCCCAGCAGGACGCCAGCGGTGGGCTGAAGGACGCCTTGATCCAGGGCGCGCAGGTGGCGGTCAAGCAACTGGGCGCCCCGGGCGGTTTCAGCAATAACCCGCAGGTACGCATCGAGCTGCCGGGCAACCTCGGCAAGGCGGCGAAAACCATGAAGATGATGGGCATGGGCGCCCAGGTGACCCAGCTGGAAGCCAGCATGAACCAGGCTGCCGAAGCCGCCGTACCGCAGGCCCAGGCCTTGCTGGTGAGTGCCGTGCAGAAGATGACCGTACAGGATGCCAAGGGCATCCTCGCTGGCCCGCAGGACTCGGCCACCCAGTACCTGAACAAGAGCAGCCGCGAGCAGATCCGCGCGCGCTTCCTGCCGATCGTCAAGCAGGCCACCGACCAGGTTGGCCTGGCCCAGCAGTACAACGCCTTCGCCGGCCAGGCCGCGAGCTTCGGCGTGGTCGACGCGAAGAGCGCCTCTATCGAAAACTACGTCACCGAACAGGCGCTGGACGGCCTGTTCGAAATGATCGCCAAGCAGGAAGCCAGCATTCGCCAGAACCCGGCCGGGGCGGCGACCAGTTTGGCGAAGAAGGTGTTTGGGGCGTTGTAG
- the dsdC gene encoding DNA-binding transcriptional regulator DsdC, whose product MLNLPPRLGAGLNSSQFANLHTFLAAARHLSFARAADELCLTPSAVSHRIGRLERGLGLKLFQRLTRQIRLTADGERIFNILQGAVGELLEALQQAPGSEIAGPLAIYVRPSLAECWLVPRLADFTARYPSVALDIRVGNDTVDFRTQNIDLALYFTSDTFPGLIASQLMDEQIAPVCSPEYAQRHGLLDNPDNLQQCTLLHDSLAWDNAAYDAEWQLWARHFGIEATLPQRSLTFDRSDLCVLAAINHAGIAIGRYQLVQQRLERGELILPFGGFALTSRCQYQLVHPAHEPMPSRLQVFIDWLRECVAADAGRA is encoded by the coding sequence ATGCTCAATCTTCCCCCTCGGCTTGGCGCCGGGCTCAACAGTAGCCAGTTCGCCAACCTGCATACCTTCCTTGCGGCGGCGCGCCATCTGAGCTTTGCCCGCGCGGCAGACGAGCTATGCCTGACGCCGAGCGCCGTCAGCCATCGTATCGGCCGCCTGGAACGCGGGCTGGGCTTGAAACTGTTTCAGCGCCTGACCCGGCAGATTCGCCTAACCGCGGATGGCGAGCGCATCTTCAACATCCTGCAAGGTGCCGTGGGCGAGTTGCTCGAAGCCTTGCAGCAGGCCCCAGGTTCCGAAATCGCCGGGCCGCTGGCGATCTATGTCCGCCCCTCGCTCGCCGAATGCTGGCTGGTGCCGAGGCTGGCCGACTTTACCGCCCGTTACCCCTCGGTTGCCCTGGATATCCGGGTGGGCAACGACACGGTCGACTTCCGCACCCAGAACATCGATTTGGCGCTGTATTTCACCAGCGATACGTTTCCCGGCCTGATCGCCAGCCAACTGATGGACGAACAGATCGCCCCGGTGTGCAGCCCCGAGTATGCCCAGCGCCATGGCTTGCTGGATAACCCGGACAACCTGCAACAGTGCACCCTGCTGCATGACTCCCTGGCCTGGGACAACGCCGCCTATGATGCCGAGTGGCAACTGTGGGCCAGGCACTTCGGGATTGAGGCCACGCTGCCCCAGCGCAGTCTCACCTTCGACCGTTCCGACCTCTGCGTGCTGGCGGCGATCAATCACGCGGGGATCGCCATCGGCCGCTATCAGCTGGTGCAGCAGCGGCTTGAACGAGGCGAACTCATCCTGCCATTCGGCGGCTTCGCGCTGACCAGTCGCTGTCAGTACCAGCTGGTGCACCCAGCCCATGAGCCCATGCCGAGCCGGCTGCAGGTCTTCATCGACTGGCTGCGTGAATGCGTCGCCGCCGACGCCGGGCGGGCATAA
- the dsdA gene encoding D-serine ammonia-lyase codes for MLLGKPLTTWCDEYPLLNQLIALQETSWFNPRIACAAEALQDVGLTQTDVDDASARLLRFAPYIARAFPETAGSGGIIESSIRAVPHLQALLGERYGLNGGGALWLKQDSHLPISGSIKARGGIYEVLKHAEELALAEGLLQITDDYALLDSDAARAFFGRYKIAVGSTGNLGLSIGIISARLGFQATVHMSADARQWKKDKLRGHGVTVVEYACDYSVAVAEGRKQADADPCCHFVDDENSTSLFLGYAVAAERLKQQLAAAAISVDAEHPLFVYLPCGVGGGPGGVAFGLKLAFGDAVHCLFAEPTHSPCMLIGVHTGRHDEVSVQDFGIDNLTAADGLAVGRPSGFVGRAMQRSIDGYYTVSDEELYRLLALLESSEGLRLEPSALAGVPGMARVLSEEQGYRARMHLTPARMAQATHLVWATGGSMVPAAEMADYLAKGRHLLQAEQA; via the coding sequence ATGCTGCTTGGCAAACCCCTCACCACCTGGTGCGACGAATACCCGCTGCTCAACCAGTTGATCGCGCTGCAGGAGACCAGCTGGTTCAATCCGCGAATCGCCTGTGCGGCCGAGGCCTTGCAGGATGTCGGGCTGACCCAGACAGACGTCGACGACGCCAGCGCGCGCCTGTTGCGCTTCGCCCCCTACATCGCCCGCGCATTCCCGGAGACCGCAGGCAGTGGCGGGATCATCGAGTCGAGTATCCGCGCGGTGCCGCACCTGCAGGCCCTGCTGGGCGAACGCTATGGACTCAACGGGGGCGGTGCGCTGTGGCTCAAGCAGGACAGCCATCTGCCCATCTCCGGATCGATCAAGGCGCGCGGCGGCATCTATGAGGTGCTCAAGCATGCCGAGGAGCTGGCGCTGGCCGAAGGCTTGCTGCAAATAACCGACGATTACGCCCTGCTCGACAGCGATGCGGCCCGGGCCTTCTTCGGCCGCTACAAGATTGCCGTCGGTTCGACCGGCAATCTCGGCCTGTCGATCGGCATCATCAGCGCCCGCCTAGGCTTCCAGGCGACGGTGCATATGTCGGCCGATGCGCGGCAGTGGAAGAAGGACAAGCTGCGCGGCCATGGCGTGACTGTGGTCGAGTACGCCTGCGACTACAGCGTTGCGGTGGCCGAGGGGCGCAAACAGGCGGATGCCGACCCCTGCTGCCACTTCGTCGATGATGAAAATTCGACCAGCCTGTTTCTCGGCTATGCCGTCGCCGCAGAACGGCTGAAGCAACAATTGGCCGCCGCGGCGATCAGCGTCGATGCCGAGCACCCGCTGTTCGTCTACCTGCCCTGTGGCGTCGGCGGTGGCCCAGGCGGAGTGGCCTTCGGCCTCAAGTTGGCGTTTGGCGATGCGGTGCATTGCCTGTTTGCCGAGCCCACTCACTCACCCTGCATGCTGATCGGAGTGCATACCGGTCGCCACGATGAGGTCTCGGTGCAGGACTTCGGCATCGACAACCTCACCGCCGCCGATGGCCTGGCGGTCGGCCGCCCGTCCGGCTTCGTCGGCCGCGCCATGCAGCGTTCGATCGACGGCTATTACACGGTCAGCGATGAAGAGTTGTATCGCCTGCTGGCGCTGCTGGAAAGCAGCGAAGGCCTGCGCCTCGAACCCTCGGCGCTGGCCGGCGTACCGGGCATGGCCCGCGTGCTCAGCGAGGAGCAAGGCTATCGCGCGCGCATGCACCTGACCCCGGCGCGGATGGCCCAGGCGACTCATCTGGTCTGGGCCACCGGCGGCAGCATGGTGCCCGCGGCGGAAATGGCCGACTATCTGGCCAAGGGCCGGCACCTGTTGCAAGCGGAACAGGCCTGA
- a CDS encoding RidA family protein produces the protein MSITRYETAARMSRVVVHNQTAYLCGQVAEDRSAGIQEQTRTMLAKVDTLLESVGSNREQLLSATIYIKDMSLFAEMNSVWDSWVPAGFAPARACVEASMASPELLVEISVIAAVSR, from the coding sequence ATGAGCATAACCCGATACGAAACAGCTGCACGAATGAGCCGAGTCGTGGTGCATAACCAGACCGCCTATCTATGCGGGCAGGTCGCAGAAGACCGCAGCGCCGGAATTCAGGAACAAACGCGGACCATGCTGGCCAAGGTCGATACCTTGCTGGAATCGGTCGGCAGCAATCGCGAACAGCTGCTGTCCGCCACCATCTACATCAAAGACATGAGCCTGTTCGCCGAGATGAACAGCGTCTGGGACAGCTGGGTGCCAGCGGGTTTCGCCCCTGCCCGTGCCTGCGTGGAAGCCTCGATGGCCAGCCCTGAACTGCTGGTAGAAATCTCGGTGATTGCTGCCGTCAGCCGTTGA
- a CDS encoding alpha/beta hydrolase, producing the protein MSRILSILAVLAALYVAICVALLVFQRSLIYFPQPLSISQPDTLLRLPVDDGEVLVSVRPHAGPNALIYFGGNAEDVSRNLAEFSQAFPEHALYLLHYRGFAGSAGSPSEEAIQRDALALFDRVHAAHPQTVVMGRSLGTGVAIRLASQRPASRLLLITPFDSLQTIAARQFPFLPIKWLLKDKFESSTYAARIKVPTLLIAAEQDEIIPRSSTEALYRHFAPGVATLKVIPDKGHNSISESPAYLPLLRSAM; encoded by the coding sequence ATGTCGCGAATACTTTCGATCCTGGCAGTGCTTGCCGCCTTGTACGTGGCGATCTGCGTCGCCTTGTTGGTGTTCCAGCGCAGCCTCATCTACTTCCCGCAACCGCTCTCCATCAGCCAGCCCGACACACTGCTCAGGCTGCCAGTGGACGATGGCGAGGTGCTGGTTTCAGTCAGGCCCCACGCCGGCCCGAATGCGCTGATCTACTTCGGTGGCAACGCCGAGGACGTTTCGCGGAATCTGGCCGAGTTTTCCCAGGCCTTTCCCGAACATGCGCTCTACTTGCTGCACTACCGCGGTTTTGCGGGCAGTGCCGGGTCGCCCTCCGAGGAGGCGATTCAGCGCGATGCCCTGGCCTTGTTCGACCGGGTGCATGCCGCGCATCCGCAGACCGTGGTGATGGGGCGCAGCCTGGGCACGGGGGTCGCCATTCGTCTGGCCAGCCAACGCCCGGCCTCACGCCTGCTGTTGATCACGCCGTTCGACAGCCTGCAGACGATCGCCGCACGGCAGTTCCCCTTCCTGCCGATTAAGTGGCTGCTCAAGGACAAGTTCGAATCCTCGACCTATGCCGCGCGCATCAAGGTGCCGACCCTGCTGATCGCGGCCGAACAGGACGAAATCATTCCACGTTCGAGTACCGAGGCGCTCTACCGGCATTTCGCGCCCGGCGTGGCCACGCTTAAGGTCATCCCGGACAAGGGCCACAACTCGATCTCCGAAAGCCCCGCGTACCTGCCTTTGCTGCGCTCCGCGATGTGA
- a CDS encoding DNA polymerase II translates to MDLQQGFVLTRHWRDTPAGTHVEFWLATDAGPRHIRLPCQPSVAFIPAEQRALAEALLRGERDVELRPLELCDFHHRPVLGLYCRQHRQLMNIDKLLRKAGVEVYEADIRPPERYLMERFITAPVCFGGTPDASGMLLDAQMKPAPDYRPRLKLASLDIETNAQGDLYSIALEGCGQRQVYMLGPANGADTPLDFALEYCTSRQQLLEKLNQWLAAHDPDAIIGWNLVQFDLRVLHEHAQRLQVPLQLGRGGDAMGWREHASRNNHFFAEAAGRLIIDGIEALRSATWSFSSFSLENVAQTLLGEGKDIATPYQRMDAIDRMFAEDKPALARYNLKDCELVTRIFAKTEILTFLLERATVTGLPADRSGGSVAAFCHLYIPLMHRQGFVAPNLGERPPEASPGGFVMNSQPGLYESVLVLDYKSLYPSIIRTFLIDPLGLVEGMRQPEDSESVPGFRGARFSRTRHCLPAIVESVWQGREAAKREHNAPLSQALKIIMNAFYGVLGSSGCRFFDPRLASSITLRGHEIMRRTRELIEAEGHAVIYGDTDSTFVWLRRAHGEEEAAQIGRALVQRVNQWWRAHLRQEYDLESALELQFETHYSRFLMPTIRGAEEGSKKRYAGLVTAADGSSEMVFKGLETVRSDWSPLARQFQRELYLLIFNRQPYQDYVRDYVRRTLAGQLDEHLIYRKRLRRRLDDYQRNVPPHVRAARMADEYNDQQGRPRQYQNGGWISYVITLAGPEPLETRRTPIDYEHYLTRQLQPVADAILPFVGDDFSRLVGGQLGLF, encoded by the coding sequence GTGGATCTACAGCAGGGTTTTGTCCTGACCCGACACTGGCGCGATACGCCGGCCGGTACGCATGTCGAGTTCTGGTTGGCAACCGACGCCGGGCCGCGGCATATCCGCCTGCCGTGTCAGCCCTCGGTGGCGTTTATTCCTGCCGAGCAACGCGCGTTGGCCGAGGCGTTGCTGCGCGGGGAACGTGACGTCGAATTGCGCCCGCTGGAGCTGTGCGACTTCCACCATCGGCCGGTGCTCGGCCTGTATTGCCGCCAGCATCGCCAGTTGATGAATATCGACAAGCTGCTGCGCAAGGCCGGGGTCGAGGTGTACGAGGCCGATATCCGCCCGCCGGAGCGCTACCTGATGGAGCGCTTCATCACCGCGCCGGTGTGCTTCGGTGGCACGCCGGACGCCAGCGGCATGCTGCTCGATGCGCAGATGAAGCCCGCCCCGGACTATCGCCCGCGCTTGAAGCTGGCGTCCCTGGACATCGAAACCAATGCCCAGGGCGACCTGTATTCGATCGCCCTCGAGGGTTGCGGCCAGCGCCAGGTGTATATGCTCGGGCCGGCCAACGGCGCGGACACGCCGCTGGATTTCGCCTTGGAGTACTGCACCAGCCGCCAGCAGTTGCTGGAGAAGCTCAACCAGTGGCTGGCCGCCCATGATCCCGATGCGATCATCGGCTGGAACCTGGTGCAGTTCGACCTGCGTGTGTTGCACGAGCACGCCCAGCGCCTGCAGGTGCCGTTGCAGCTCGGTCGCGGCGGCGATGCGATGGGCTGGCGCGAGCATGCCAGCCGTAACAATCACTTCTTCGCCGAGGCCGCCGGGCGACTGATCATCGACGGCATCGAGGCGCTGCGCTCGGCGACCTGGAGCTTCTCCTCGTTCAGCCTGGAGAACGTCGCGCAAACCCTGCTCGGCGAAGGCAAGGACATCGCCACGCCGTACCAGCGCATGGACGCCATCGACCGGATGTTCGCCGAGGACAAGCCGGCCCTGGCGCGCTACAACCTCAAGGACTGCGAGCTAGTCACGCGGATCTTCGCCAAGACCGAGATCCTCACCTTCCTGCTCGAGCGCGCCACCGTCACCGGCCTGCCTGCCGACCGCAGCGGCGGCTCGGTCGCGGCCTTCTGCCACCTGTACATCCCGCTGATGCACCGCCAGGGCTTCGTCGCGCCGAACCTTGGCGAGCGACCACCGGAAGCCAGCCCCGGCGGCTTCGTGATGAACTCGCAGCCCGGCCTGTACGAATCGGTGCTGGTGCTCGACTACAAGAGCCTGTACCCGTCGATCATCCGCACCTTTCTGATCGATCCGCTGGGGCTGGTGGAGGGCATGCGCCAGCCCGAGGACAGCGAGTCGGTGCCGGGCTTTCGCGGCGCGCGCTTCTCGCGCACCCGGCATTGCCTGCCGGCCATCGTCGAAAGCGTCTGGCAGGGCCGCGAGGCAGCCAAGCGCGAGCACAACGCGCCGCTGTCGCAGGCGCTGAAGATCATCATGAACGCCTTCTACGGGGTGCTCGGCTCCAGCGGCTGCCGCTTCTTCGACCCGCGCCTGGCCTCCTCCATCACCCTGCGCGGCCACGAGATCATGCGCAGGACCCGCGAGCTGATCGAGGCCGAAGGCCATGCGGTGATCTACGGCGACACCGACTCGACCTTCGTCTGGCTCAGGCGCGCGCATGGCGAGGAGGAGGCGGCGCAGATCGGCCGCGCCCTGGTGCAGCGCGTCAACCAGTGGTGGCGCGCGCACCTGCGCCAGGAATACGACCTGGAAAGCGCCCTGGAGCTGCAGTTCGAGACCCATTACAGCCGCTTCCTGATGCCGACCATCCGCGGCGCCGAAGAGGGCAGCAAGAAGCGCTACGCCGGGCTGGTCACGGCGGCGGACGGCAGCAGCGAGATGGTCTTCAAGGGCCTGGAAACCGTGCGCAGCGACTGGTCGCCGCTGGCCCGGCAGTTCCAGCGCGAGCTGTATCTGCTGATCTTCAACCGGCAGCCCTACCAGGACTATGTGCGCGACTACGTGCGCCGCACCCTGGCCGGCCAGCTCGATGAGCATCTGATCTACCGCAAGCGCCTGCGCCGTAGACTGGACGACTACCAGCGCAATGTGCCGCCGCATGTGCGCGCGGCGCGCATGGCCGACGAATACAACGACCAGCAAGGCCGCCCGCGCCAGTACCAGAATGGCGGCTGGATCAGCTACGTGATCACCCTCGCCGGCCCCGAACCGCTGGAAACCCGGCGTACGCCCATCGACTACGAACATTACCTCACGCGCCAGCTCCAGCCGGTGGCAGACGCCATCCTGCCGTTCGTGGGCGACGACTTCTCCCGCCTGGTCGGCGGCCAGCTCGGCCTGTTCTGA